In Cheilinus undulatus linkage group 3, ASM1832078v1, whole genome shotgun sequence, the genomic window TACTTAATTTTCTACTTTCAATTTATAGGGCACCATGTAGAGGAAGTAGATATTTTGCAAACACAGTTATTGTCAAAATTGACCCATAGCTTAAAGCCTTTTTAGCTCAAGACCTtcccatgtttttaattttgacttGAAATCCTGTACAAGTCTTAGAGTTACATTTGTATTCAAAGTTTGCACCGTGCAGTAATTGAAGActaagatttttttcctttttggctTCTTGAAACTTTAGGCACTGATTTCTCAACTGGAAGACGTGCAAACATAGTTCATGAGCAATGTGAAGGAGAATATCACATCCACACATTTCTTAAGCAGCAACATCAGCCTGCTTGTAATTGAAATACATTTCATGTAAACAGtaccaaaaactgaggctgatgGGTAAACAAGCTCAATCACTATGGAGTGTGAAACTTAATCTTCATCAAATATGCAAATTCAGTGACATACCTGCTATTCCATTCAAATTTATCCATTTCTTATCTTAATTATATCTTTTTACAGAgacatttgcctttttttttagatatactGTACCAAAACAAGAAAGGAGTAGTGGCATCAGTTATTTCTATGATCAATAAATGtcaatgaaaatttaaatttctCTACTTTAGGCAGAACTGAAAACACATCTGAAATTACTCTAAGTGTCTCAGTGTAGATGATCAACTGCTAAATAAGAAGCACAAATCACAACTGTCTAGCTTGtagaaaaactttcagtgtgcACAGATAAGGATTTAAGGACCACCTGACCAAATTCTACCTGATCTCTgtgttcttattttaaattaagttaCCATATATACACAATGCATCCTGAAGAAAAAATCCTGTATCCACTGAGAAGTCTGATTTCACAGTTTTACAGTTAAGGTTTATCTCGTGACGAACCTTTCTAGACAAGAGCCTTCATACAAAGCAGAGACGTAAAATAACTTACAATACGTAAACACGTGTTAAAGTTAGAAGAGACCTAGGTAATAAATGGCAAACTGGTCCTTAAATTCTTCTTACAGGTCTAAGACACTGCTGTGTGCTGGTCaattttctattattttacAAAAGAATTTAGTGTACATCTTCAGCCGGGGCTAATGATAAGTGATAACTCAAAATATTACAGCACCTCCTGCTGAGGAGAGACGACAATGATGGTATCAAAGTTCATCATGGGGTATTTTCAAAGCATGGTCGCAGAGGTCTGTGGAAAACATGGAACAGGAACACTGTGAGTGTAAGTACATATGCTGAAGTGGAAGATTAATGTAAAATGAGGTGTAAAAGTGAGGTAGAACATACCCGTCCTCTTGCTGCACAGTTTgtcttttacattttctgaCTCATGAGAAAAGAATTCAATGATTTCATCCTCATACTGCTCAACAATAGTTTCACACTGGAAAAGAGTAGAAAGCATAGAGCTGTTCAGTTCACACTAAAAATATTCTACTTCAGACAGCTTTTTCAGTTATCTTCATGGTAACAACACAGACAGAGTTCAAATATATGGTGATGCTAATTCAGCAAAATATTTCACTCACTGCAAATTTAAGACTAGATGTAACTCTTGAATCCAGTGTGGCCTCTGAAAGGTCCATGGCCTCACCAGTCCGAGATTTTATCCTAATGtaggacttcctgtttgttgaTGAATCCATGCGCTCCCCATAGTCCTCCATCCTCTCGCACACGTTTTCCATCAACTCCAGGAGGTTTCCCTCTGAGCGAGCAAGAGGCACCTGGTGGCAGCACAAAACAATCTGAATTCAGGGGGGTGCCAATTTCTGTTACTCAATGCCAACTGGCTAAACATGAAATACACATTAAGGATGCACCATATTGGATTTTTGGCCATATacctgatatgctgatatttacaaattatatTTGccgatacagatatttaaatgtagtgtGGATataaaatttcagtcctttgaaatgcaaaaattaaaGCTTCAGGATTAACTAATTAGCAAATTTAAATCCTACAACAAtcattaaagtggaaaaatgtggatgaataaagaaaaaggccTCAGCTGCTGTAGGTCTGTTGATCCTCCTTAAAACTCAATTTACTAAccaactaacaaacaaactaattaaCTAACTTGCTAaccacaaacttatttgtttgtatggccaatatttacaggtgatacagacagatttttatagccaaactttcagttgtaaatattagcagaGATTTTCATACCTGCTGAATTGATAATcaccccccccaacacacatcACATAGAATCATCAGATTCTATGTGATGTGGATCTTTCCAGCAAAGTAAACAGAGGTGCTACTGTTTGTTTGCACCTCCAAGATAATGATGCATGACTAGCATGACATCAGCGTAGGCAAAAGAATAAAGGTTAAGCCGGATATCATGTGCAAATTGCAAATATctcaaaaagtgaattattagCAAAAGGGCTGCTATTTGGGAAAAATTTGAATGTTGATTAATCTTAAGAATATCATCTCCATTTACTGATTAAATGTTTGCTTAATCTAAGGAAATAATAACTGTGCATAAGAAATCATtaattgtcttgttttgtccaaAAAACAGTCCAAAACGGAGTCCTTCTTCTAGTTAACCACAATATAAGAAGAGAAAATTCTAATCTTCATATCTTTGAAGCATTCATCATTAAGAGCCCTTTAAGCTTTAGGAGAAGCTCTTCAGCAGCACAGCGGTAGTGGTAACATGATGCAGACTAATGAATGGGCTGGACACACATCACTACGTGGCTGTGTTTCTGCATTACCTCTCTGATGGACTGGCTGCCGTCAGGGTTGATTCTAAAGGATCCTGTTTGGATCATTTTCTTTGGATCTATCTGGGAGATGGCCCAGTCCATCTCATCTACCAGAGCCCTGCACGCTATGAGAAGAAAGAACAAATGTTAGAGCTTTTTCTGTAACAGTGAGCTGAGCAGAGAGTGAGATGAGATAGTAACATGTACCTCCGCATCTGATGTCCTGTCCTTGTCTGGCTGCCTGGCTGCAGCTCGAGagaagacaaacaaaaacacacgaTGCGATCACAAGAGCCGCTTCCCTCATCTTGCACCTAAAACAGAATTAATCACAACACAAGCTGACACATCAAAGACTCGGTCAAGTTAGAAAAGATTTATCCGGTAACCTCTCGGTAAACCTTTGGCAAAAATCATCTTGCAGTCCAACTGCGGCGAAACAGAAAACAATTCGGACTcaaaaggaaaaattaagcaaacTTTACGGTTAACTTACAAGTTTCTTGCAGCCAGCTTTACGCTTTTCCACGCTGTTCCATCGCATTCGGTGAAATGTGGTGACGTAGGCAACGGAGCCACTGAACAGGATGGGCTCGTGCTTGAGATAGCGCCCTCGTGAGACCAGGAAGCTGCTAATGGTTTCTTACTATCAGCTCTGAGTGTGTTAGCATTCTCAATTTATCAAATATCACAATTACTTacaatttaacaaaagaaacaaatatatcAATGCAATCTGAATTTAttacatcaacatttaaactcaTACATTAAGGTTTAATAAACGAGAAAATTTAAGCTCCTTTAACAAGCAATGAACATAGTACTCACTGGAAATTTTAGTAAATATCCAATGCTTTTTTGTTAATAATGATGGCAATatatttttacagaaacaaatatAAAGTTTTAAAGCTCCTATATCTTGTAAAGACCTAATCATATACTGTAATCAAAGATTATGATGGTCGTATTTGtatttctcatgttttcatggcagattttctccttttattcccTGAggtaatgatttttaaaatgactctGCTGCATTGAGTAAGAAGGAGGGCCACATGAGGCCCCTGGCTCACCACTTAGCCACCCCTCGTCTATAGGCTGGTCACGTTAAAGCTACAAGTCGTACAAGGAgggaaaacaaaaatcaaaatgtcatgaaaacTAATGAGTAACATATAAGACATGTGGGAAGGCTGATGTctaatcttttttcttttttaccagGGTTGCAAGGACACCACTGACGCTTTAAGGATATTCAGGGTCCAAGCATTGAAAAACAGTTACACATCTAAAGCCAAAATCTTAAGATGTCAAATTCCATGGAGGtgtgaagacaaaataaatgtaagttcatataaaataaatacagaaaaaatggaaataacaATTTAACAATTGGCAAGTAACAAAAATTGAtgttaacacaaaaaaatcttatgTAGACATCAGAAAATGGTGTGTCAATACATCAACAAttaattcctttgcacaaaaaaaaacatttcaacatcaAAAACTGATGTTTAGACATAAAAAATGTTGGCCAATTAATTAAGATTGCTATCTTAATTTtgaacataataaaaaaagataaactaCTTGTATTGATGTATTATAAAGAGATCtatgttaaattaaaatatatagTAAACAGAGCACCAGGCTCCTGATTACGAAAACTTTAACGTTTTTAATTTTATGGTGCATTTATGAAATAAGACCCATTATACAACAGCAGGATGACTTTCCTCAGTACTTACTTAAACAACACAATTTCAGAGACATTTTCAGGGAAAATAATCATGGGTACTTTTAATAtctttaacagaaaaaagtccaaaaatagcAGGTGGCAcatcatttaaaacagcttGTGACAAAACTACCCTTTTAGTGAAGTCTAACACTGATTTACACAGTGCAATTTCATCAAATCATATATAACACATTTGACCTAATTTAAGATACAGTACATTTTGACTAGTTTTGGAAATAACAGTATCGATTGTTCTCAaattcagacactttttaatatttgaatTTACAATAAATTACACCATAATTAGTTACATGTACGCTGTAGCTGAGGTAATGTTTCATAGAATTAACTGGAACCAAGTTTATAACAGCCTAAAACTCATGTGTACATGAATTTATGACATATGTTAAAAAACAGTTGAGTCCACAGAAACATTTACTTTGATCTATATGTCAATGATCTTGTACGCTTTCAATTACAACTTGGCCCTTTTTTTGTAATCAAGTGCTGCTTTATTAATATTACAAAATTGTACTTAAAAAGAATTGTTGCATAAACATTTAGCTTTTCagtcttgtcatttttttcattgaagtCTCCAAGAAAGAATGATGACAAATGCAGAACACTGAGGCGAAGAAGATCAATTTCAGATtgacaaacttttaaaaaggtaCTTCAATCCAATACTTCCACAAGAGATTCTTAACACTTTTAATCGTTTGCAACcgaataattaaaaaaaggcacATGAAGAGAACAGGAGGCACTGTGGTGTTCTGCTCAGTAATAATACTGTAAAAGGTCAAGGAAAAGTTTAGTCAGTACAAATGGTGCACAAGCATGACTATCTagtgtgtttaaaatgttgcttGGCATTTCATTATACATGGTCTGCCTCCTTTCTGGTTgcctttcttctgttttgtttatctGAATACTTTATATTAGTGCAACACTAAGTAGCCAAAGAGTGTTTACATCtatatttaaacagtttttaccACAGTGAAAATGGACATTTTCCCTCCATCATAATTCAGAAATTAAATGTTCTATTTTGCTGTAACAGAGTGCACTCAGAACACATCACACCTCTGCATAAATTTGGCATAATCAGGTAGACAGTAGTCTGCTTCTCTCCAAAAAGTGAAcacaaagttaaataaaaacagtcacaAACATTCGTTAAAACTCCATTCAAAGTAAAGCATCATTCTTACAAAATTTTACCAACAAATGGctaaaaaatcttaaaagcaAACTGGCCAAAGCTTGGCTATGAAATACttgaaatattaaataaagaCAACTGCTGACTCCAGAAAATTGTATTCTCATGAGAGAGAGCGGATAACTGGCCTAATCAGACTTTATGTACCTATAACCCCCTTTTTATAAACTACAGCTCGTTTTTGACGCAATGAATGATGTTTCATAAATGATAATCTATTTATGTGTTGTCATGAATCCATGACCAAAGATGGTCCcctctaaatgtttttttcatattttcactgaGGATTACTAAAGTAAGGCCTTTGATTTTCAacacttaaaggggacatattatgcaaaaataactttttcaggcttttctaacaaaaatatgtgcccctggcctgtgacacaatcccctcaagtaccagaaaaatccattccctccccctctttctttctctgcctttcagaaaatgtatgctgaaacaagccgttctcagaatTTCCCCTCTTGAGTCATGAGGGGGGAgtaagcaccgcccccaggtttggttggccctcccgacttggaagaaagttccaccctcctctgctAATcgtcctctcagctgccagctgagatgctggatagctcagtgggttaccctgcagCCTTTAGTCTGGgtgattgatggttcaaatcccagtcaggtccttaactttagataaaagtgtctgtaacattgtaacaacAGGAGTACCAcctccatttcctgagaggggtgtggtcaggggtggagtcagacagctaattaacatttaaagccacagacacagaaacggctcgttctgagaagggctgaaacaggtgGCTCTTTAGACAGGCAAAATTCCTATACTAGAGtgatttttcagcaacaaacttcacaggcatgtttttgggacttcTGAGAACAgcataaacttgtcttaaaagggtaatatatgtcccctttaagctcATTTCTGTCCAAACAGTAGATATCGTATTTCGTTTAAAGATTcgtaaataaaaatacattaacagCTTTATCTCCTAAATGGAAACTGCAGGTAGATCTGGACAAAAAGTtagacatttttcattttcatatatTAAACACAGGGGAAATTGTATCTTTTCACATTTAAAGTACATGGAATAGTTTTCAGTTTCTATATTGTTATCCTTGTGTTAATTATTGCATTTAATAGTCTAGTATTAACATCCAGattattatctttgtttatttttttatcttaatatGCAACAAAATCAAGGGCAGCTGTTTGGTCCCCACCAAACACATATTTAAGGTCTTGCTGTATGCTGATGTGTGATAATCCTTGTTAACTTTGTCACAAGTTAAACCAGGTAAAAGCTGAATGCTTAAAAACAACTATATTACCTCGAGCTACAATGGCTGTTTTAGTCCAAAGCAGCTTAAGTGCAGTACTGAGCTGAAAAACAGCGGACTCTGTCTCTGAACTCAGACTCAGTTCTCTTGTTAACTGGGACACTTGAGTTCATTATTGCTCAACATTTAGATGCTAAGTTAAAGAGTGTGGTTGCCcactggatgttttactctttgattgattttatgaatcgaTCATAGTTAATATAGTTTgcctttttgacaaaagaaaaatcctctttaatatCGAAAGCGAAAACTTTTCAATTTTTCTAAGGTAAtatagattaaataaaaatatgataagtaaaataaatgactgcataaatattcaccccctttaagtcagtatttagcagatgcacccatggttgTAATCACATCACTAAGTCTGTTTGaacaggtctcaatcaggcttgcacatctgaacacttcaattttactccattcttctgtgcaaaactgctcaagctttgtCAGTTGTACAGTGAAGTCCAgcaacaaattctctattggattgaggtctgggctttgacagccactccagaacattcaccttgtcgtctttaaaccttttctgtttagcttttgttgtatgcttcgggtcattgtcttgctggaaaataaatcttttactAAGCTGTAgctctctcacacactgagtaagattgtcctGCAGGAATTTCCTCTATTTTAtagcattaattttaccctctgtctttacaagccttccaaggcctgctgctgagaagcacccccacagcatgatgctgccaccactgtgctccacagtggggatggtgtgtttgtggtgatgtgcggtgtttggtgtccgccaaacatagcatcttgtctaatggccaaaaagcaccattttggtctcgtCTTTCCCCAACTTGACCATGTTGTCTCCCACctcttttggcaaactctagccaagatttaaacacagttttctttaacagtggctttctctttgccacgctcccataaagctttgactggtgaagaacccaggcaacagttgtcgTATGCAGCCTTTCCCATCTCAACTATTGAAGCTTGTCACTCCTtagttcagtcactttaaaggaggtgaatatttatgcagtcacttattttaccatacatatttttgtttagttgacattacttcgtagaaatctttttttcactttaacgttaaatcctttttttgtcaaaaaagccaaattatgttgaccattgttgatttatgaaatcattaaaagggtatAACTTCAGGTGGGTGATTTGGAAGtgcaataaaagaaaatcacGATGCATTTAACTTAGAGATCTTATTCTTTTATCAAACCACAGCTAGGTTACTGTGTCAAAGTCAGAGGAACCTACATCATTTATACATTTCCCAGTTATTCACCATTATTTTAGCATAAATATTCTTGCAGAAGTGTGATGGGAAAATAGCATCATTGTTTTTAAGAGCTTAAAAGACATCTGTGTTCACActaaaatgtgtgctaaaaggACACTGTGCGTCAGTAAGGCAGAGAGGTGAAGACAAACACGTACTGGCCAAGCTCTGATGGTCCCTCGTTGGAGGCAGTGAATCACTGCAAGTGTGCTGCTATCTCTCAACCACTGAGTCAGCATCCATGTCGTTTAGTAAGTAAATGTCTGTGTGCCGCGACAGTCCCAACTGCATgtaaaacagagagaagagatGTGTGATCAGTGAGTGCTTTAATATGTATATAATATGTAAGGATATTTTGATTAGTCAAAGAATAACTTTACAgattttgccacagttttgatTATACACTGCTGATTCATCATTTGAAAACTGATGATGAAAACTATTAATCTTATAAGCAGGAAAatacttattttcttttaaaaaagctaCCTCCTAGGTACATCCTACATTTTCTTATTATgacttttgaaagttttttatAAGGAACATTTTTGCAGGCTGCATAGAATCAAATGTTAGTGGGATATATTTAATCAATGCATATGTGGTTATGTGCTATTCAAATACATCAACAAGAAAACAGCACAATCACAGACAGGGTATTAGAGGGAAATAGGGTCCAATCAGT contains:
- the cnpy2 gene encoding protein canopy homolog 2 — its product is MREAALVIASCVFVCLLSSCSQAARQGQDIRCGACRALVDEMDWAISQIDPKKMIQTGSFRINPDGSQSIREVPLARSEGNLLELMENVCERMEDYGERMDSSTNRKSYIRIKSRTGEAMDLSEATLDSRVTSSLKFACETIVEQYEDEIIEFFSHESENVKDKLCSKRTDLCDHALKIPHDEL